Proteins found in one Mucilaginibacter inviolabilis genomic segment:
- a CDS encoding O-methyltransferase, giving the protein MLNFRFVKDYLWHRIRAKNRHGLHSPFVYQLVDSVIYDHSAQKTYHEIENIREKLLVDNRVITVTDLGAGSHLNNNRQKRVGDIAANALKQPKLAQLLYRLAARFKPRNIIELGTCLGVTTLYLQEGAPNAHIYTMEGCPQTAGIAQETFAQAGFREIELITGNFDDNLPGVIRKLDQLDFVFVDGNHQKDATLKYFEWCLPKVHEGTLLIFDDIYWSEGMKEAWEQIKAHPQVTVTVDLFWIGLVFFKSGRAEKEHFKIRY; this is encoded by the coding sequence ATGTTAAATTTTAGGTTTGTTAAGGATTACCTGTGGCACCGCATCCGGGCAAAAAACAGGCACGGCTTACACTCTCCGTTTGTTTATCAGCTGGTTGATTCAGTTATTTACGATCACTCCGCCCAAAAAACATACCACGAGATCGAAAATATCCGCGAAAAATTACTTGTTGACAATCGTGTGATTACTGTGACCGATCTTGGAGCCGGCTCACATTTGAATAATAACCGCCAAAAGCGGGTAGGCGACATTGCCGCGAATGCTTTAAAGCAACCCAAGCTGGCCCAGTTGCTTTACCGGTTGGCTGCCCGTTTTAAACCACGCAATATCATTGAGTTGGGTACCTGTCTGGGTGTCACCACACTTTACCTGCAAGAGGGCGCGCCTAATGCCCATATTTATACCATGGAAGGTTGCCCGCAAACAGCTGGGATTGCCCAGGAAACATTTGCACAGGCTGGTTTTAGGGAGATTGAACTGATCACAGGTAATTTTGACGACAACCTGCCAGGTGTTATCCGCAAGCTCGACCAGCTTGACTTTGTGTTTGTAGATGGTAACCATCAAAAAGATGCCACTTTGAAGTATTTTGAATGGTGCCTGCCAAAAGTGCATGAAGGCACCTTGCTGATATTTGATGATATTTACTGGAGCGAGGGCATGAAAGAAGCCTGGGAGCAGATCAAAGCACATCCCCAAGTTACCGTAACAGTCGATTTGTTTTGGATAGGCCTGGTATTTTTCAAATCAGGCAGAGCCGAGAAGGAGCATTTTAAGATTAGATATTGA